The genomic segment GTGCGCCCGGCCGTCCGCCGCCGCACTCGCCACGTCGAACGCTCCCGACAGCGCGTCCATCCAGCCGTTCCCGAGCCTGTAGAGCCCGGTGCCCGTCGCGGCGAGGGGGTCGCGCCCCGCCACGTCGCGCGCGTCGTCCAACCCGACCGACGTGAGGCCGTCCGCGTCGAGTCGGTGGACGCCGTCGGCGGCGGCGACGAGGGGGCCGTCGACGGCGCGGACCGCCCCCGTCTCGCCCACGGTGGTCCACGCCGCGCCGTCCGCGTTCGCATCGTCGCCGCCGTCGCTCCCGCCACCGCCCTCGAACCGGGCGACGCGGCCGTCGTCGTCGCCCGCGTGGAGCGTCTCGCCGTCGAAGCCGACGGCCGCGGCGGGTCCGAACCCGGTCGGCTCGAACCGCAGGTCGTCCGCGTCGTCGGTCTCGGTCAGGTCCGCCCGGAACACGTCCTCGGCGGCGGCGACGGCGAGGGTCCCCCCGCCGACGGCGACGTCCCGGGCGCGGCAGCGGTGCGCGATGCCGAACCCGCCCACGAGGTCGTCCGACACCGAGACGGCGACGACGCCCGCGTCGCTGGCGACGAACACCGTCTCGGTGCCGGTATTGTCGGTGTAGACACGCTTCTCGTCGATAGTGGGCATCTCGCTCGGACGTTCGTGTACCCGGCGGGAAAACGTTGCGGAGGGGGCGACTCGGCCGTCAGTCGTCAGGGCTCGCCGACGACGGACGCGACGAGGGCGGCGAGGACGAGGAGGTACGCGTGGAACGCGACGTCGAACGCCAGTCCGGTCAGCCCGGGAGCGAGCGGGTTCTGCAGGAGGTCGAACCCGACCAGCAACAGGTAGCCGGGCACCTGCGTCGGTTGGAACCGGAGGGCGAACGCGAGTCCGACGAGGCCGACGAGGACGAGGTAGGCGACGCCGACGGCACTGCTCGTCGGCCGTCGCGGTCGGTGGAGGGGAACGGGGACTGACACGTGGACCATGCGCCGCAGTACGACCCGACGCGACAAAAAACCGCGCGCACGCCCAGAACGAGGCGACGCGGGCGGCCGCTCAGAGGAACTCGCGAACGTCCGAGTACCACATGTCGTGGTGGTCGAGTTCGCCGATGCGTTCGGCGACGGCGGCGGCGAGGACGTGCCAGCAGCGCTGGTCGTCGTCCTCGGTGTCGAGGTTGTACGAACTGTCCTTGCACGTACAGCCGCCGTCCTCGACGACGTACTCGTCGGCGTAGCCGACCACGACGGTGAAGTCTCGGTAGCGCTTCACGCGCCCCTCCGAGACGGCCTCGATGGCGCGCGTCCCGCGGGTGCCGTGGATGGTGGCGACGGCGTCCACGACGCCCGGCGTCAGTTCCCCCGCCGCCGCGAGGTCACGCCGCCACGCCGTCTCCCGGTCGCTCTTCGTCTCGGTGGGCACGGCGAACGCGGCGTCGGTGACGGCGTCGGCGGCGTCCGGGGCGTCCGATTCGCCGGCGGCCTCGGCGTCTGCGGCCTCCGCGCCGGCGTCTGCGGCCTCTGTACCGTCGGCGTCGGCGGCTTCCCCGCCGCCGTCTGCGGCATCGGTATCGGCGGACCCGGATTCCGCGCCGGACTCGCCGGGGTCGGACGCTTCGGCCGTGGGCGTCGCTTCCGGGTCGGCGGCCGCCTCGTCGTCCCCGTCGTCGGGACCGTCGCCCACCTCTCGCACGCCCCGGAGTTGGCCGGTGGCGGACAAAACGGCACCGATGCGCTCGCCGTCCCGCCGGACGCATCGTATCGCTTTTCGCCGCGGGGACCGCTTCCCGGAACATGGACGTACGTGAGGGCGGCGTCGAGGTGTCGGTGCCGGGCGCCCGCGACGGCGCGTCGGAGGGGTCGGGCGACGACGTGTTCTACAACCCGACGCAGGAACTCAACCGCGACGTGACCGTCGCCACGCTCCGGGCGTACCGGGAGCGAGACGACCGCGCGGAGTCGTATCTGGACGCGATGGCCGCCAGCGGCATCCGCGGCGTCCGCGCCGCGGCCGAGGGGTTCGACGTGACCTGCGCGGACCTCGACGAGGAGGCGGTCGAACTCGCCCGCCGGAACCTCGCGCGCAACGACCTGTCGGGCGAGGCGGTCCACCGCGACGCGAACGCCCTCATGCACGACTCGGTGTTCGACGTCGTGGACCTCGACCCGTTCGGCACGCCCATCCCGTTCGCCGACGCGGCGTTCGCCAACACGCGCGATTTGGTCTGCGTCACCGCCACCGACACCGCACCGCTGTGCGGCGCACACCAGAAGTCGGGCATCCGCAAGTACAGCACGCTCCCGCAGAACACCGACTACCACC from the Halogeometricum rufum genome contains:
- a CDS encoding HVO_0234 family beta-propeller protein produces the protein MPTIDEKRVYTDNTGTETVFVASDAGVVAVSVSDDLVGGFGIAHRCRARDVAVGGGTLAVAAAEDVFRADLTETDDADDLRFEPTGFGPAAAVGFDGETLHAGDDDGRVARFEGGGGSDGGDDANADGAAWTTVGETGAVRAVDGPLVAAADGVHRLDADGLTSVGLDDARDVAGRDPLAATGTGLYRLGNGWMDALSGAFDVASAAADGRAHAVGGGDLFARGDGGEWAPEPVPVAETVAAVAYGPTATYAVTDAGTFLVRLPESEWRHQILGLQGVTAAAVV